ACTCTCCATTTTTAGGATTAGGCAGGTCAAAATTCACATACCCATTTTGATGTATGTTAAGTGTCTTAATTAACTGTTCTTCGTTTATTTTTTCCATAATAATCAACTGTTATTAATTATTTATATAATTTCCCCATTAAATAGAGATGCCAGACGATATAATTATTTTTATCCACCCATAAGTTTTAATAACTATAATTAGTAAATAATTGTGCCATGAGGAGAGAGATTGAACTTTGGTGGCTTCAAGCAAAAAAGGATTTTTCAGTAGCTGAGATACTTTTTGAAAAGAATCAGTATTACATGGTTGCCTTTTTGTGTCAACAATCAATTGAGAAAGGATTGAAAGCCCTTCACTTAAAGAAAAATAAAAGACCCGCTGATTTTACTCATTCTTTAGTAACTCTTGGAAACGCATGCAAAGTTCCTGATTCTCTTATGCTAATATTAAGGAATTCTACTCTTGATTTTATTATGTCAAGGTACCCGACGCTTCAGATGAACTTCCATATGAAATGTATGACAAAATTATAGCATCTCAAAGAATTGAGGGTGCAAAAGAGGTTTTAAGATGGATAGAAAAAGAGCTAGGACTCTAGAAGATCTTGTTAAACAGATAAAGGAGAAATATTCTCCTGAATTGGTTCTGTTATTTGGTTCAAGGGCAAGAGGAGACAATCTTATCACAAGTGATTATGACCTTATCGTTGTTAGTAAAAACTTTATTGGAATACCTTTCTTAACTAGGCTATTTTTGATGCAGGATTTGTGGGATGGGGAGAGACATCTAGATGCGCTCTGCTACACTCCAGAGGAGTTTGAAAGAAAAAAACAGCAGATGGGAACAGTTCAACAGGCTTCTATAGAGGGTATAGCTCTTTGAGTAATTTGGTAAGAAGATTGATCTCTTAAAAGTCTGGAAGCCTTAAAAAAACTAGAATCCTAAAGGAAGTATCCTATGCCTCTTAGAAAAAATTGTGTTATCTTTAAATATATATCATGAAAATAGATTTTAATGAAAAAATCAAATATGAGCAACAATAAACTATCGGAATTGATGGCCGATAAGGAAATTAGGATAAGCGGAGAGATAATAGTCGCTTTTCCGCAAAAAAAAGAAAGAAAATCATTCTTCAAAAAACAAGTTGATGTTGATGAAAAGAAATGGGACCAGCTTGTAGAAGGCAAGCGAAATTTTTAGCAGATTATACATAATAAAAATCTTATAGCAATACTTAAAAACATGCAATTGTAGTAATATTTATGGGAATAATAATCCATGCAAGGATAAAAGACGGAATTATTTATCCTCTTGAGAAGATTGACTTAGACGACAGGGAAGTCTTAGTTCAGATATTGAAAGAGGACGATCCCCCATTCAAAACTAAAATAAAAGCTTCAAACGAAATGGTA
This DNA window, taken from Methanofastidiosum sp., encodes the following:
- a CDS encoding nucleotidyltransferase domain-containing protein, yielding MDRKRARTLEDLVKQIKEKYSPELVLLFGSRARGDNLITSDYDLIVVSKNFIGIPFLTRLFLMQDLWDGERHLDALCYTPEEFERKKQQMGTVQQASIEGIAL
- a CDS encoding HEPN domain-containing protein produces the protein MRREIELWWLQAKKDFSVAEILFEKNQYYMVAFLCQQSIEKGLKALHLKKNKRPADFTHSLVTLGNACKVPDSLMLILRNSTLDFIMSRYPTLQMNFHMKCMTKL